The Opitutaceae bacterium DNA segment ATAGCCTGGGAGTCGGAGGACATGATGGAAATCGCCCCCATGTCATGAAGCCTGTCCTCGGCAGCAATGGTCTCGGGACGGATGCGTGACTCGGCGAACGCAACGTCTTCTGGAATCTTCGAATCCAGGTGGTGACACACCATGAGCATATCGAGGTGCTCATCGATCGTGTTGACCGTGAAGGGCCGCGTGGGATTCGTGGACGACGGGAGCACATTGGGCTCTCCGCACACGCGAATGATGTCCGGTGCGTGGCCACCGCCGGCACCTTCGGAGTGAAACGTGTGAATGGTCCTGCCCTTGAAGGCGGCGAGTGTATGCTCCACGAAACCCGCTTCGTTCAAGGTGTCGGTGTGAATCGCCACTTGCACATCCATCTCGTCTGCGACGCCGAGACAGGTATCGATGGCGGCGGGGGTCGTCCCCCAGTCTTCATGCAGCTTCAGCCCGATGGCGCCGGCGCGGATCTGCTCCCGGAGCGGTTCGGGCGTGGCGCAATTGCCTTTGCCCATGAAGCCAAGGTTCATGGGGTACCCTTCCGCGGCCTGGAGCATTCGCTCAATGTTCCAACGACCCGGAGTGCAAGTGGTGGCAAATGTGCCATGGGCCGGGCCCGTGCCTCCACCGAGCATCGTCGTAATGCCCGAGCTGATCGCCTCGTCAATCTGCTGGGGACAAATGAAATGGATGTGCGTGTCGATTCCGCCCGCAGTGATGATGCAGCCCTCGCCCGCAATCACCTCGGTTGCAGCGCCAATGATCATCGCGTTCTTTTGGCCTGTATGCGGATCGGCGAAGGCCGATCCGATGCCACTCTGGATGCCGGGGTTTCCGGCATGACCAATCCCCACGATCATGCCATGCTTGATGCCGATGTCAGCCTTGATGACGCCCAGGACCCCGTCGATGATCGTGGCGTTGGTGATGACGAGATCGAGGGACTCCGCGTCGAGCGCAGTGCCGCTTTGCCCCATGCCATCGCGGATCACCTTTCCCCCGCCAAACTTCACCTCATTGCCATAGCCTCCGCCCTCGGCGATCAGGTCGCGCTCCACCTCGGCGAAGAGCTCCGTATCAGCGAGGCGAATACGGTCGCCAACTGTGGGCCCGAACATCTCAGCGTATTGGCGGCGGTTCATCGTGTGCGTTTAAAGTGAAAGGTCCAGGCCGGGCCGGCTTCAGAGGGGGCCGTTTACGAGCGCGTTGAGCCCCCAGACCTCGCGTGCTCCGGAAAGGGCAACCAACTCCACCCGCTTCTTGTCGCCCGCCTCGAACCGCACGGCGGTCCCGGCCGGGATGTTGAGGCGAAATCCGCGTGCCTTGGCGCGTTCGAACACCAGAGCTGGATTTACCTCGAAGAAATGAAAATGCGAGCCGACCTGGATGGGGCGATCCCCTGTATTGACTATGTCAATACTGCGCTTCTCAAGCCCCTCGTTGGTTGCGAGCAATGCGCGGTCGTCGGGGGTGATGATTTGGCCGGGAATCATGGAGGTTATTCGCGGATTGGGTGATGCACTGTCACGAGCTTTGTCCCGTCCGGGAAAGTGGCCTCGACCTGGACCTCGTGGATCATCTCTGCAATCCCCTCCATCACCTCGTGCTTCTTGAGGATTGTCGTGCCGAAGCTCATCAACTCGGCGACCGACCTCCCGTCGCGGGCTCCTTCCATGATCTCGTAGGTGATGATCGCAATGGATTCCGGGTAGTTCAGCTTCAGGCCGCGCGCCTGGCGGCGCCTGGCCAGATCGGCGGCCGTCACCACCAGGAGCTTCTCGCGTTCTCTCGGCGTGAGGTGCATGGCTCAGACTTGCAGGTGACGCTTCACCACATCGTCGGTTAGCGAGGCGATCGGTCCCGAAACCACCACGGCGCCGCGATCCATTGCGTAAAAACGATCTGCGACATCCCGACAGAAATCCACGTATTGCTCGACGAGCAGGATCGCGAGCTTGCCCTCCTTCTTCAGAGCCTTGATCGCACCCTGCACTTCCTCGTCGTAACGACGGAGACTCTCCGTCTTCAACTTCTTGAGCGTATCTCCGATGTGATCGATGATCGACGGCTGAATACCCTCGGTCGGCTCATCGAGTATGAGCAGGCTTGGCTCCGTGAGCAGGGCGCGGCCGATCGCCAATTGCTGCTGTTGGCCTCCCGAAAGCACGCCACCTTTGCGCCTGAGCATTTCCTTCAGGACGGGAAAGAGGCTGTAGACACGGTCGAGCGCGTTTTTTGCCGCGGTGCCCTTCTTGCTGTGCACCACGAGCCCCACATGAAGGTTTTCCTCGACGGTCAGATGAGGAAAGATGTCGCGTCCCTGCGGCACATAGCCAATCCCGGCCCGGGCGCGAGCGTCCGGCGACAGGCGGTCGATGCGGGAGCCGGAGAAGCTGATCTCGCCCTGCCGGATCGGCAGCACACCGGTGATTGATTTGAGGGTGGTCGTCTTGCCGACGCCATTTCGACCCATCAACGCGACCACCTCGCCTGCGTTGATCTGAAGATCCAGGCCCCGAAGAATTCTGGAGCCGCCAATGTAGGTCTCGACTGAGGAGAGTTGGAGCAGACTCGTCATGGATGGAAAGCGATGCAGGCCGCGTGCCGCGCGGCCATGAAGGGAATCGATTGTTAAAAATTTTCAGTGTTTGCCCCGACCTAGGTAAACTTCGCGCACCCGGGGGTTGTCCTGTACCTCGTCAAACTTGCCTTCGCACAGCACCGACCCTTGGTGGAGCACGGTGACTTTGCCGTCGCGTGCAATTTGCCGGACAAACGTCATATCATGCTCAACGACGATCAGGCTGTGTTTCTCCGCTAGCGAGAGGAGCAACTCGCCAGTGCGGTGGGTTTCCTCGTCGGTCATGCCGGCAGCCGGCTCATCGACCAGCAGCAGTTTAGGCTCGGTTGCCAGCAACATGCCGATCTCCAGCCATTGCTTTTCACCATGTGCAAGTTGGCCGGCAAGCCAGCCGCGCTTGTCCGATAGGCGAATGAGCTTCAACAGGTCATCGATCCGGTCGCGATCGGTTGAGCTTAGCCGCTTGAACAGCGATGACCACACCCCTCGGGGTCCGCGAAGGGAGAG contains these protein-coding regions:
- the ureC gene encoding urease subunit alpha, which translates into the protein MNRRQYAEMFGPTVGDRIRLADTELFAEVERDLIAEGGGYGNEVKFGGGKVIRDGMGQSGTALDAESLDLVITNATIIDGVLGVIKADIGIKHGMIVGIGHAGNPGIQSGIGSAFADPHTGQKNAMIIGAATEVIAGEGCIITAGGIDTHIHFICPQQIDEAISSGITTMLGGGTGPAHGTFATTCTPGRWNIERMLQAAEGYPMNLGFMGKGNCATPEPLREQIRAGAIGLKLHEDWGTTPAAIDTCLGVADEMDVQVAIHTDTLNEAGFVEHTLAAFKGRTIHTFHSEGAGGGHAPDIIRVCGEPNVLPSSTNPTRPFTVNTIDEHLDMLMVCHHLDSKIPEDVAFAESRIRPETIAAEDRLHDMGAISIMSSDSQAMGRIGEVILRTWQTAHKMKVQFGPLAHASHPAADNFRILRYVSKYTINPAIAQGIAHVVGSVEVGKLADLVIFKPSLFGVKPETVLKGGMITWANMGDPNASIPTPQPTFYRPQFGAAGRALAATCVTFVSQAAIASGDLDRLGLKRRIEAVRSCRAIGKKDMVLNDAMPKIEVDPETYTVKADGETLTCEPAKVLPMAQRYFLF
- a CDS encoding urease subunit beta, whose amino-acid sequence is MIPGQIITPDDRALLATNEGLEKRSIDIVNTGDRPIQVGSHFHFFEVNPALVFERAKARGFRLNIPAGTAVRFEAGDKKRVELVALSGAREVWGLNALVNGPL
- a CDS encoding urease subunit gamma encodes the protein MHLTPREREKLLVVTAADLARRRQARGLKLNYPESIAIITYEIMEGARDGRSVAELMSFGTTILKKHEVMEGIAEMIHEVQVEATFPDGTKLVTVHHPIRE
- a CDS encoding ABC transporter ATP-binding protein, whose product is MTSLLQLSSVETYIGGSRILRGLDLQINAGEVVALMGRNGVGKTTTLKSITGVLPIRQGEISFSGSRIDRLSPDARARAGIGYVPQGRDIFPHLTVEENLHVGLVVHSKKGTAAKNALDRVYSLFPVLKEMLRRKGGVLSGGQQQQLAIGRALLTEPSLLILDEPTEGIQPSIIDHIGDTLKKLKTESLRRYDEEVQGAIKALKKEGKLAILLVEQYVDFCRDVADRFYAMDRGAVVVSGPIASLTDDVVKRHLQV
- the urtD gene encoding urea ABC transporter ATP-binding protein UrtD is translated as MSHPILTVEDVSKTYDGFRAISNLNFYLFAGELRTVIGPNGAGKSTFFDLISGRAQPDTGKIEFGDINLTELREYEINRLGIGRKFQTPSVYTEHTVYDNLVLSLRGPRGVWSSLFKRLSSTDRDRIDDLLKLIRLSDKRGWLAGQLAHGEKQWLEIGMLLATEPKLLLVDEPAAGMTDEETHRTGELLLSLAEKHSLIVVEHDMTFVRQIARDGKVTVLHQGSVLCEGKFDEVQDNPRVREVYLGRGKH